The Streptomyces sp. A2-16 sequence CGTGAACGAGGAGGTGCCCTGCGTACTGATGCGGGGCGGCACGTCCAAGGGCGCCTACTTCCTCGCCGGCGACCTGCCCGCCGAACCCGCCCTGCGCGACGACCTGTTGCTGCGGATCATGGGCAGCCCGGACGACCGGCAGATCGACGGCCTGGGGGGTGCGCACCCGCTCACCAGCAAGGTCGCCGTGATCTCGCCGTCCGCCGACCCCGGGGCCGACGTCGACTACCTCTTCCTCCAAGTCGCCGTCGACCGGCCCGAGGTGAGCGACCGTCAGAACTGCGGCAACATCCTCGCCGGAGTCGGACCGTTCGCCGTGGAACGCGGACTGGTCCCGGCGGGGCAGGAGGAGACCGCCGTCCGGATCCGCATGGTCAACACCGGAGACCTGGCCACGGCGACCTTCCCCACGCCGGGCGGCCGTGTCGACTACAAGGGCGGGGCCGCGATCTCGGGCGTACCGGGGACGGCGGCCCCCGTGGTGATCGAGTTCCCGCCGGGCGAGGGGCAGTTGCTCCCCACCGGCAACACGGTCGACGTCATCGACGGCGTCGAGGTGACCTGCGTGGACAACGGCA is a genomic window containing:
- a CDS encoding 4-oxalomesaconate tautomerase is translated as MRGGTSKGAYFLAGDLPAEPALRDDLLLRIMGSPDDRQIDGLGGAHPLTSKVAVISPSADPGADVDYLFLQVAVDRPEVSDRQNCGNILAGVGPFAVERGLVPAGQEETAVRIRMVNTGDLATATFPTPGGRVDYKGGAAISGVPGTAAPVVIEFPPGEGQLLPTGNTVDVIDGVEVTCVDNGMPTVLIAADSLKVTGYETPRDLEEDETLADRLRTIRLEAGRLMGLGDVSDATVPKLTLLAPPRDGGAVTTRTFIPVRCHTSIGVLGAASVAAGLRIEGTVGAGIAVIDPATDRVRMEHPTGFLDIESSVTATADGPPSARRTAVVRTARKIFDGTVFPRAADRPTGGHR